Part of the Leptolyngbya sp. BL0902 genome, AAAAAGAGACGGTGCGCCTCGGCAACTTTGATGAAACGACTAAGACCTTAACCTCAGAGGCGATGGATCGGGCGGTGTCGGCCCTGAAGCGCTGTTGTGCTATTGCAGCTAGTCTTCAGGCGGAAGACGTTATTGCGGTGGCGACCAGTGCAGTGCGTGAAGCCACTAATGGGGCAGACTTCATTGACCGGGTTTATCAAGAGGTTGGGCTGACGGTTAATGTTATTTCGGGCACTGAAGAAGCCCGTCGAATTTATTTGGGCGTGCTGTCTGGGATGGAATTTCATAGCCAGCCCCATGCAGTGATTGACATTGGCGGAGGATCTACAGAGTTAATTTTGGGAACAGGGGAACCCCACCGCTGTCTTAGCAGCACTAAGGTAGGTGCGGTGCGGTTAACCGCCCAATTTGTGAAGACTAATCCCATTAGTAACTCAGAATTTATCGCTCTAAGAGCCTATGTGCGGGGGATGTTGGAACTGCCGATTCAAGAACTAAAAGCAAAGCTTGAAAGTCAGGAAACTATTCGCTTAATTGGGACTTCTGGGACGATTGAATGTTTGGCGGCGCTGGTGGCCTATAAGCGCTTAGGCCTGGTGCCCGATCCTCTCAATGGCTATCAAATGACCTATGAGGATTTGTCGAAGCTCGTGGAGGAATTACGGCGGGCTAGCTATAGCGAGCGACTAGCGATGCCGGAAATGTCGCCTCGACGGGCAGAAATTATTGTGGCGGGGGCGGTGATTCTCCACGAAGCCATGGGGCTGCTAGGGGCGAAGTCCATCACAATTTGTGAGCGAGCCCTGCGAGAAGGGGTGGTGGTGGACTGGATGATCACCCATGGTCTAATTGAAGACCGAATGCAGTTTCAAAAGTCTGTCCGTCAGCGTAATGTGCTCAAAACAGCCCATAAGTATAAGGTTCACCTTAACCGGGCGGAGCGAGTTGCTCAGTTTGTGATGGATTTGTTTGATCAAACCTACGGTAGCTTGCACACCTGGGGACCCCTAGAAAAGGAACTGCTTTGGGCC contains:
- a CDS encoding Ppx/GppA phosphatase family protein, which translates into the protein MVTTTGVTNNPEKQITAFSSFAPEEIKGDRILAAIDVGTNSIHMVIVKIQPDLPAFSIIDREKETVRLGNFDETTKTLTSEAMDRAVSALKRCCAIAASLQAEDVIAVATSAVREATNGADFIDRVYQEVGLTVNVISGTEEARRIYLGVLSGMEFHSQPHAVIDIGGGSTELILGTGEPHRCLSSTKVGAVRLTAQFVKTNPISNSEFIALRAYVRGMLELPIQELKAKLESQETIRLIGTSGTIECLAALVAYKRLGLVPDPLNGYQMTYEDLSKLVEELRRASYSERLAMPEMSPRRAEIIVAGAVILHEAMGLLGAKSITICERALREGVVVDWMITHGLIEDRMQFQKSVRQRNVLKTAHKYKVHLNRAERVAQFVMDLFDQTYGSLHTWGPLEKELLWAATILHNCGHFISHSAHHKHSYYLIRHGELLGYTETELEVIANIARYHRRSGPKKKHDNFRSLPTRYHRQMVSQLSALLRVAVALDRRGIGAIKSIHCHFDSEAHALHLEVLPSHAGEDCASELWNLGYKKQYFEEVFETQLIARLVSG